The proteins below come from a single Micromonospora citrea genomic window:
- a CDS encoding FadR/GntR family transcriptional regulator, giving the protein MVFHADGQGTSGASARTFQTRGVPAGQRRRLSRAVEVQEAVKGLILQRGLTTGDPLPTETELMEELGIGRNSVREALKVLQAVGIVDIRHGFGMFVGRMSLNGLVDELAFHSRITLQGERNHLGHLIEIREILESGLVQRLIDQQDARDLASGLAPARDVIAQMETEARVGGVSPDTDRLFHDVLYRPLGNPLVGRLLGAFWDVYHQLSDDLGPPDETPADVARKHRDIFTAITTGDRVSAAAAMRAHFDGVRARLARLGQP; this is encoded by the coding sequence GTGGTGTTTCACGCCGATGGTCAGGGCACAAGCGGCGCCTCGGCCCGCACCTTCCAGACACGCGGCGTTCCCGCAGGCCAACGACGTCGCCTCAGCCGCGCCGTCGAAGTGCAGGAGGCGGTCAAGGGTCTGATCCTGCAGCGCGGGTTGACCACGGGGGATCCGCTGCCGACCGAGACCGAGCTGATGGAGGAGCTGGGCATCGGCCGCAACTCGGTCAGGGAAGCCCTCAAGGTCCTACAGGCCGTCGGCATCGTCGACATCCGCCACGGCTTCGGGATGTTCGTTGGGCGCATGTCGCTCAACGGCCTCGTAGACGAACTGGCCTTTCACAGCCGCATCACCCTGCAGGGCGAGCGCAACCACCTAGGCCACCTCATCGAGATTCGCGAGATTCTGGAGAGCGGGCTGGTGCAGCGCCTGATCGACCAACAGGACGCCCGGGACCTGGCGTCCGGCCTCGCCCCGGCCCGCGACGTCATAGCGCAGATGGAGACCGAGGCGCGGGTGGGCGGGGTCTCACCCGACACCGACCGCCTCTTCCACGACGTGCTCTACCGCCCACTGGGCAATCCGCTGGTGGGCAGGCTGCTCGGCGCGTTCTGGGACGTCTATCACCAGCTGAGCGACGACCTCGGCCCGCCCGACGAGACGCCCGCTGACGTGGCTCGTAAGCATCGTGACATCTTTACGGCCATCACCACGGGGGATCGCGTGTCGGCGGCGGCGGCGATGCGCGCACACTTCGACGGCGTACGCGCCCGGCTAGCCCGTCTGGGGCAGCCCTGA
- a CDS encoding ABC transporter substrate-binding protein produces the protein MSAAAAISATLSACSGPASTSSAGASGDKDLVTAVIGYGNNQSWDPTMTASAFSMAANNHIYEGLVDTDPITREPYPALATALPADTAATTWKFTLRQGAKWHDGQPVTVDDVLFTFQRILDPAAKTLTYSFFGTWLKEVRKIDDTSVELVFNFPFPDALQRLTIAKIMPKHVFGAPGGWDAAKGGKAIGSGPYKMVAHNPKSNTVLEAFTDYNGPRKPVIRKMNWLSIVESPARVAKISGASAEAQIADNIPYANIDQLRSGGLTVEGGKGMNHMFLMFNTAQKPFDDIRVRQALLYAIDTKKMIDVALKGHGTPATSFLNEQNPSYAKAKTVYHYDPAKAKALLSAAGVTNLSVTLMAVNVSWIADCLPTIANSWQAVGIKTTLEPQDTAALFTKMDQSQSYQVVAAASNPNQFGLDADLILRYNYTSGGTWMKYTKWDTSPEAKNLFMLMDKAAQEPHPTKKQQLLHQYLDIIAEQAVLYPVLHTELMTAWDPKKLTGVRPQAYPGINLLQAQRR, from the coding sequence GTGAGCGCCGCCGCGGCCATCTCCGCCACCCTCTCCGCCTGTAGCGGTCCCGCATCCACCAGCTCCGCGGGAGCCAGCGGCGACAAGGACCTCGTCACCGCTGTCATCGGATACGGCAACAACCAGAGCTGGGACCCGACCATGACCGCGTCGGCCTTCTCCATGGCCGCCAACAACCACATCTACGAAGGACTGGTCGACACCGACCCGATCACCCGCGAGCCCTACCCGGCCCTGGCCACCGCCCTGCCGGCCGACACCGCTGCGACCACGTGGAAGTTCACGCTGCGACAGGGGGCCAAGTGGCACGACGGGCAGCCGGTCACGGTCGACGACGTGCTCTTCACCTTCCAACGCATCCTCGACCCGGCCGCCAAGACGCTCACGTACTCCTTCTTCGGCACCTGGCTCAAGGAAGTTCGCAAGATCGACGACACGAGCGTCGAACTGGTCTTCAACTTCCCGTTCCCCGACGCGCTGCAGCGCCTCACGATCGCCAAGATCATGCCGAAGCACGTCTTCGGCGCACCCGGCGGCTGGGACGCGGCCAAGGGCGGCAAGGCGATCGGCTCCGGCCCCTACAAGATGGTCGCGCACAACCCGAAGTCCAACACCGTGCTCGAAGCCTTCACCGACTACAACGGCCCCCGCAAACCCGTCATCAGGAAGATGAACTGGTTGTCGATCGTCGAGTCACCGGCCCGGGTCGCGAAGATCTCCGGCGCCAGCGCCGAGGCTCAGATCGCCGACAACATCCCCTACGCCAACATCGACCAACTGCGCAGCGGCGGGCTGACCGTAGAGGGCGGCAAGGGCATGAACCACATGTTCCTCATGTTCAACACCGCTCAGAAGCCCTTCGATGACATACGCGTGCGCCAAGCGCTCCTCTACGCCATCGACACCAAGAAGATGATCGACGTGGCGCTCAAGGGACACGGCACGCCGGCCACGAGCTTCCTCAACGAGCAGAACCCGTCGTACGCCAAGGCGAAGACCGTCTACCACTACGATCCCGCGAAGGCGAAGGCACTCCTGTCGGCCGCCGGAGTGACGAACCTGTCCGTCACGCTGATGGCGGTCAACGTCAGCTGGATCGCCGACTGCCTGCCCACCATCGCCAACTCCTGGCAAGCGGTCGGCATCAAGACCACGCTCGAACCGCAGGACACCGCCGCCCTCTTCACCAAGATGGACCAGTCGCAGTCATACCAGGTGGTCGCGGCGGCATCGAACCCCAACCAGTTCGGCCTGGACGCGGACCTGATCCTCCGCTACAACTACACCTCCGGCGGAACCTGGATGAAATACACCAAGTGGGACACCAGCCCGGAGGCCAAGAACCTGTTCATGCTGATGGACAAGGCCGCCCAGGAACCCCACCCGACGAAGAAGCAGCAACTGCTGCACCAGTACCTCGACATCATCGCCGAGCAGGCAGTGCTCTACCCCGTCCTGCACACGGAGCTGATGACCGCCTGGGATCCGAAGAAACTCACCGGAGTCCGGCCGCAGGCGTACCCGGGCATCAACCTGCTGCAGGCACAGCGCCGCTGA
- a CDS encoding GDSL-type esterase/lipase family protein — protein sequence MADRLIAEPGPTRLGVLNAGISSNRLLNSTWNPNALTRLDRDVLTATGVCSVIVMLGINDIGGQPQHHEPSKIIAALGQIAAQVKAKGLRVTAGTLTPFGGSGNYTDELEGVRQAVNDFIRDGGVFDAVADFDVALRDPTMPSRLRAEYDSGDHLHPKDAGYQAMAAVVALDKLDTRPPGHWVGTWQTAMARTTPGTDRGMPNHSIRNVVHTSVGGDTARVRLSNALGTAPVLMGRATLAVAARPDAPHAVAGTMRELTFGGTPSVTIPAGGEALSDPISMTVPADGDLLVTVYTPAPSGPVTEHPRSYQTSFVAADGDHAADEEGTAFTQPTTAWRYVTAVDVRSSSAHGTVVTFGDSITDGDRSTISGNLRWPDVLADRLAAEPGPTKLGVVNSGISGNRILNSSTGTGIGGPNAFARLSRDMLTTSGARTVIMLEGVNDILNLPHPDPEALKLALRQIAAQAHAQGLRIVVGTITPMKGWRSYTEEREAVRQAVNEFIRTSVDFDAVIDFDAVVRDPADPQRINPSYDSGDHLHPSDAGYRAMAEAIDLGTLR from the coding sequence CTGGCCGACCGGCTGATCGCCGAGCCCGGACCGACACGGCTGGGCGTGCTCAACGCCGGCATCAGCTCGAACCGGCTGCTCAACAGCACATGGAATCCCAACGCCCTGACCCGGTTGGACCGCGACGTGCTCACCGCCACCGGCGTGTGCTCCGTGATCGTCATGCTGGGCATCAACGACATCGGCGGCCAGCCGCAGCACCACGAGCCGTCGAAGATCATCGCGGCGCTGGGCCAGATCGCGGCCCAGGTCAAGGCGAAGGGGCTGCGGGTCACCGCCGGCACGCTCACGCCGTTCGGCGGCTCGGGCAACTACACCGATGAGCTGGAAGGCGTACGGCAGGCGGTCAACGACTTCATCCGCGACGGCGGCGTGTTCGACGCCGTGGCCGATTTCGATGTCGCGCTACGCGACCCCACGATGCCGAGCCGGCTACGGGCGGAGTACGACTCCGGCGACCACCTGCACCCGAAGGACGCCGGTTACCAGGCGATGGCGGCGGTCGTCGCCCTGGACAAGCTCGACACCCGCCCGCCCGGCCACTGGGTCGGCACCTGGCAGACGGCCATGGCGCGGACGACGCCCGGCACCGACCGAGGCATGCCGAACCACTCGATCCGCAACGTGGTGCACACCAGCGTGGGTGGCGACACCGCTCGTGTGCGGCTGTCCAACGCGCTCGGCACGGCGCCGGTCCTGATGGGACGAGCGACGCTGGCGGTGGCCGCCAGGCCCGACGCACCCCACGCCGTCGCCGGCACGATGCGCGAGCTGACCTTCGGCGGCACGCCGTCGGTGACCATCCCGGCCGGGGGTGAGGCGCTCAGCGACCCGATATCGATGACCGTGCCGGCAGACGGCGACCTGCTGGTGACCGTCTACACCCCGGCGCCGTCCGGGCCGGTGACCGAGCACCCGCGCTCGTATCAGACGTCGTTCGTCGCCGCCGACGGCGACCATGCGGCGGACGAGGAGGGCACCGCGTTCACCCAGCCGACCACGGCTTGGCGCTACGTGACAGCCGTGGACGTCCGGTCATCGTCCGCGCACGGCACCGTGGTGACCTTCGGCGACTCCATCACCGACGGGGACAGGTCGACCATCAGCGGGAACCTGCGGTGGCCCGACGTCCTCGCCGACCGGCTCGCCGCCGAACCGGGACCGACCAAGCTCGGCGTGGTCAACAGCGGTATCAGCGGCAACCGGATCCTGAACAGCAGCACCGGCACCGGGATCGGTGGCCCGAACGCGTTCGCACGCCTGTCCCGCGACATGCTGACCACGTCCGGGGCACGCACTGTCATCATGCTCGAGGGCGTCAACGACATCCTCAACCTCCCACACCCCGACCCGGAAGCCCTGAAACTCGCCCTACGGCAGATCGCCGCCCAGGCGCACGCGCAGGGCCTGCGGATCGTCGTCGGCACCATCACGCCGATGAAGGGATGGCGCTCCTACACGGAGGAGCGAGAGGCTGTGCGGCAGGCTGTGAACGAGTTCATCCGCACGAGTGTCGACTTCGACGCCGTCATCGACTTCGACGCGGTGGTGCGTGATCCGGCCGACCCACAACGGATCAACCCGTCATACGACTCGGGCGACCATCTGCACCCATCGGACGCGGGCTACCGGGCGATGGCTGAGGCCATCGACCTCGGCACACTCCGCTGA
- a CDS encoding sialidase family protein yields MTKHRPSHPRRRLLSGMVIAAMAAALLTPGTAHATEPYHEGRAVYTAYTEGYFCFRIPAVVKASNGSLLAFAEGRINNCDDRGDIDLVLKRSHDGGRTWGPLQVVSRGNGDTHGNPMPVVDERTGRVSLFTTHNPGTAGGGRVPHLQMSDDHGATWSAPREMTELTRPQWDAWYATGPVHAIQLKRGPHAGRLVMSANHESFAPDGRRIAGIHLGYSDDGGDTWRLGASAGGAADDIFVNESTLVELTDGRVYVNVREAGTAEGTRASAISSDGGDSFDAPFRMVPELTMPVVQGALLRLTATDEGDARDRLLFSGPANPGKREALTIRSSYDEAQTWEPWEEGKVISWGPGGYSDLVKIEVDPVAGPVVGVLYEGGANALYEAIQFVRFNEAYLDTPNGSPPGLPPPPEPGPTTPDAAPRYDNTAYVRGAATLAEGRFGDGISLDGVDDHVEVPYNPDVDLGDSQFTIMTWFRYSETTGSIVIWWFHQVGTGAAQIWLRAEPASNRIRGVVGTGQGDANITIAGAYNDGLWHHVALQRTATRVTVLIDGATVADLAAPRGSVTTGKEFGIRSIYLGRRVDGLNNPFRGTLDEFRIYGRALTAEELRDVRERNVPIAGQLRLRLPFTTISPE; encoded by the coding sequence ATGACGAAACACAGACCCAGCCACCCGCGCCGTCGCCTGCTGTCCGGCATGGTGATCGCGGCCATGGCTGCCGCTCTGCTCACCCCCGGCACCGCGCACGCCACCGAGCCCTACCACGAGGGCCGAGCGGTCTACACGGCGTACACCGAGGGCTATTTCTGTTTCCGGATTCCGGCAGTCGTGAAGGCCAGCAACGGAAGCCTGCTGGCCTTCGCCGAGGGACGGATCAACAACTGTGACGACAGGGGCGATATCGACCTGGTGCTGAAGCGGTCCCACGACGGCGGTCGTACGTGGGGTCCGCTGCAGGTCGTGTCGCGCGGCAACGGCGACACGCACGGCAACCCCATGCCGGTCGTGGACGAGCGGACCGGCCGGGTGTCGCTGTTCACGACCCACAACCCCGGCACAGCAGGCGGTGGTCGTGTTCCGCACCTGCAGATGAGCGACGACCACGGAGCGACCTGGAGCGCACCGCGCGAGATGACCGAGCTGACCCGGCCGCAGTGGGACGCCTGGTATGCCACCGGCCCGGTGCACGCCATCCAACTCAAACGCGGACCGCACGCCGGGCGGCTGGTGATGAGCGCCAACCACGAGTCCTTCGCGCCTGACGGGCGGCGCATCGCCGGCATCCACCTCGGGTACAGCGACGACGGCGGCGACACCTGGCGCCTCGGCGCGAGCGCCGGTGGCGCCGCCGACGACATCTTCGTCAACGAGTCGACACTGGTGGAGTTGACCGACGGGCGGGTCTACGTCAACGTGCGGGAAGCCGGCACGGCCGAGGGCACCCGGGCGTCCGCGATCTCCAGCGACGGCGGCGACAGCTTCGACGCGCCGTTCCGGATGGTGCCCGAGTTGACGATGCCGGTCGTGCAGGGAGCGTTGCTACGCCTCACGGCCACCGACGAGGGTGACGCGCGGGACCGCCTCCTGTTCTCCGGACCCGCCAACCCCGGCAAGCGGGAGGCCCTGACGATCCGGTCCTCCTACGACGAGGCCCAAACCTGGGAGCCCTGGGAGGAGGGCAAGGTCATCAGCTGGGGTCCGGGCGGGTACTCCGACCTGGTCAAGATCGAGGTCGACCCGGTCGCAGGCCCCGTGGTCGGGGTGTTGTACGAAGGCGGGGCCAACGCCCTGTACGAGGCGATTCAGTTCGTCCGATTCAACGAGGCGTACCTCGACACCCCGAACGGTTCGCCGCCGGGGCTGCCGCCGCCACCGGAGCCGGGACCGACGACCCCGGACGCGGCACCACGCTACGACAACACCGCCTACGTTCGCGGCGCTGCGACCCTGGCCGAGGGGCGGTTCGGTGACGGGATCTCGCTCGACGGCGTCGACGACCACGTGGAGGTGCCGTACAACCCGGACGTCGACCTTGGTGACAGCCAGTTCACGATCATGACCTGGTTCCGGTACAGCGAGACCACCGGCAGCATCGTGATCTGGTGGTTCCACCAGGTGGGCACGGGAGCGGCGCAGATCTGGCTGCGGGCCGAACCGGCGAGCAACCGCATCCGCGGTGTCGTCGGCACCGGCCAGGGCGACGCGAACATCACCATCGCGGGCGCGTACAACGACGGGCTCTGGCACCACGTCGCCCTGCAACGCACGGCGACCCGGGTCACGGTCCTCATCGACGGTGCCACCGTCGCCGACCTGGCCGCTCCCCGCGGTTCGGTGACCACCGGCAAGGAATTCGGCATCCGCAGCATCTACCTCGGCCGGCGGGTCGACGGCCTCAACAACCCGTTCCGCGGCACCCTCGACGAGTTCCGCATCTACGGGCGCGCCCTCACTGCCGAGGAGTTGCGGGACGTCCGGGAACGCAACGTCCCGATCGCCGGCCAGCTCCGCCTCCGCCTCCCGTTCACGACCATCAGCCCCGAGTAG
- a CDS encoding FadR/GntR family transcriptional regulator, whose product MAKRNGETVQDRIVALIHDRQLQPGAPMPTEPQLMDLLGASRNSVREAVRALQALGIVEIRHGFGTFVGRASLDALSPSLEFRIRSGPHGVRALHDLVEVREMLETALIARVAGSTSPSRLAALDALVTAMQTDLAADRAFHALLYESCGNELVLQLIDLFWQVYHQVEPLVGEPEERMDITVGNHRRIVDALRAQDASAAREAMQRHFRDVKERVARAEAARAAKPLDSEAA is encoded by the coding sequence GTGGCAAAGCGCAACGGCGAGACCGTTCAGGACCGCATCGTGGCCCTGATCCACGATCGTCAGCTTCAGCCCGGCGCTCCGATGCCGACCGAACCGCAGCTCATGGATCTGCTCGGGGCAAGTCGGAACAGCGTCCGCGAGGCGGTTCGGGCGCTGCAGGCGCTGGGTATCGTCGAGATCCGTCACGGGTTCGGCACCTTCGTCGGTCGAGCGTCACTCGACGCGCTCAGCCCGTCGCTGGAGTTCCGGATCCGCTCCGGTCCGCACGGCGTCCGGGCGCTCCATGACCTCGTGGAGGTGCGGGAGATGCTGGAGACCGCGCTCATCGCCCGGGTCGCCGGCTCGACCAGTCCGAGCCGCCTGGCGGCGCTCGATGCCCTCGTGACTGCGATGCAGACCGATCTCGCGGCGGACCGCGCCTTCCACGCGCTGCTCTACGAATCCTGCGGCAACGAGCTCGTGCTGCAGTTGATCGACCTGTTCTGGCAGGTCTACCACCAGGTCGAGCCGCTGGTCGGCGAGCCGGAGGAGCGCATGGACATCACGGTGGGAAACCATCGGCGGATTGTCGATGCGCTACGCGCCCAGGACGCGTCCGCCGCCCGGGAGGCGATGCAACGGCACTTCCGCGACGTCAAGGAGCGCGTCGCCCGTGCCGAAGCGGCCCGGGCGGCGAAGCCGCTCGACAGCGAAGCGGCCTGA
- a CDS encoding dipeptide/oligopeptide/nickel ABC transporter permease/ATP-binding protein: MQQAAGGGPSTAHWMGLDSANRDIFTRLLYGARWSLIIGLGATAIALVSGAVIGAVAATSRKAIDEAIMRSLDVVMAFPGIALAAVLVAVFGGSIPVLVLAIAFLYMPSVARVVRANVLAQYGEDYVAAERIIGARTPHILLKHVAINCAAPILVFCTVMVADAIVFEASLSFIGAGVRPPDPSWGSVIADGRNMVLLGGWWATVFPGLLILITVLALNILAEGVSDAWAAPTARRADPARKTKEVDPLEQAIPGSGVITELPGLAKAAQRLAERARPLPQGEPILQVQELTIGFDGRHDGVNVVDGISFDVRPGEVLGLVGESGCGKSLTALTIMGLQPRGARIGGQILFEGSDLLTLSRAARRRLLGRDMAMIYQDALSSLNPAMTVRAQLKQVVRRGGRRSPTDLLKLVGLDPARTLSAYPHELSGGQRQRVLIAMALSREPKLIIADEPTTALDVTVQAQVIQLLLRLRAELGFALILVSHDLALVADVTDRVVVMYGGQIVESGVTSALVGAPAHHYARGLLGSVLSLESGATRLTQIRGVVPAPADFPSGCRFADRCPMATEICRTRTPQLAGRRHHEVACHHPAIDIAASALAPGTNAAPASPAEAR, encoded by the coding sequence GTGCAGCAGGCGGCCGGCGGCGGGCCCAGCACGGCACACTGGATGGGCCTGGACAGCGCCAACCGCGACATCTTCACCCGACTGCTCTACGGCGCGCGGTGGTCACTGATCATCGGACTCGGCGCGACCGCCATCGCGCTGGTCTCCGGCGCGGTGATCGGCGCCGTCGCGGCCACGTCGCGCAAGGCGATCGACGAAGCGATCATGCGCAGCCTCGACGTCGTCATGGCGTTTCCGGGCATCGCGCTCGCCGCCGTGCTGGTCGCCGTCTTCGGTGGCAGCATTCCGGTGCTGGTGCTGGCCATCGCATTTCTCTACATGCCGTCCGTCGCGCGGGTGGTACGCGCGAACGTGCTCGCCCAGTACGGCGAGGACTACGTCGCCGCCGAACGCATCATCGGCGCCCGCACCCCACACATTCTGCTCAAGCACGTGGCGATCAACTGCGCCGCACCCATCCTGGTGTTCTGCACGGTGATGGTGGCCGACGCGATCGTCTTCGAGGCGTCGCTGTCGTTCATCGGCGCCGGAGTACGCCCACCGGACCCCTCGTGGGGCAGCGTCATCGCCGACGGCAGAAACATGGTCCTGCTCGGCGGCTGGTGGGCCACGGTCTTCCCCGGCCTGCTGATCCTGATCACGGTCCTCGCGCTCAACATCCTCGCCGAGGGCGTCTCCGACGCGTGGGCCGCACCCACCGCCCGCCGCGCCGACCCCGCCAGGAAGACCAAGGAGGTCGATCCGCTTGAGCAGGCGATCCCCGGATCCGGTGTGATCACCGAACTGCCAGGGTTGGCGAAGGCCGCGCAGCGTCTGGCCGAACGGGCCCGCCCACTGCCGCAGGGCGAGCCGATCCTGCAGGTCCAGGAACTCACCATCGGCTTCGACGGCCGGCACGACGGCGTGAACGTCGTCGACGGCATCTCCTTCGACGTACGCCCCGGCGAGGTACTCGGCCTCGTCGGTGAATCCGGCTGCGGCAAGTCGCTGACCGCGCTGACCATCATGGGCCTGCAACCGCGCGGTGCCCGCATCGGCGGCCAGATCCTCTTCGAGGGCAGCGACCTGCTGACGCTTTCCCGGGCCGCCCGCCGTCGGTTGCTCGGCCGCGACATGGCCATGATCTACCAGGACGCACTGTCGTCGCTCAACCCAGCGATGACCGTCAGGGCGCAGCTGAAGCAGGTCGTCCGCCGAGGCGGGCGGCGGAGCCCGACCGACCTGCTGAAGCTGGTAGGCCTCGACCCCGCGCGCACCCTGTCGGCCTACCCCCACGAGCTGTCCGGCGGCCAACGTCAACGTGTCCTGATCGCGATGGCCCTCTCACGCGAACCCAAGCTGATCATCGCTGACGAACCCACCACGGCGCTGGACGTGACCGTGCAGGCGCAGGTGATCCAGTTGCTGCTCCGGCTGCGGGCCGAGCTCGGCTTCGCCCTGATCCTGGTCTCGCACGACCTCGCCCTGGTCGCCGACGTGACCGACCGCGTCGTCGTCATGTACGGCGGCCAGATCGTGGAAAGCGGCGTCACATCGGCCCTGGTCGGCGCGCCCGCACACCACTACGCACGCGGGCTGCTCGGCTCGGTGCTGTCGCTGGAGTCCGGCGCCACGCGGCTCACCCAGATCCGCGGCGTCGTACCAGCCCCAGCCGACTTCCCCAGCGGGTGCCGCTTCGCCGACCGCTGCCCCATGGCCACCGAAATCTGCCGAACCCGGACGCCGCAGCTGGCGGGGCGGCGCCACCACGAGGTGGCCTGCCACCACCCGGCGATCGACATCGCAGCGTCCGCCCTCGCCCCCGGAACGAACGCCGCACCGGCCAGCCCCGCGGAGGCACGATGA
- a CDS encoding ABC transporter permease, whose translation MAVVARMLVRRTLILIPLLLGVILFVFIIMRFSNNKPEYAYFQGANPTAEQIHQFQVENGLLDPLPVRYVRFVGDLLHGDMGTSVLTKAPVLDSVVTALPLTLQLTFLGLLVAVALALIFGVTAAIFRDRWPDQLIRLVSLIGVAAPAFWLALLMIQWLAVDRGWFPTSGYINPGDSFSGWLRSMTLPALSLSLPVAAQLTRIIRTSMVEELDKDYVRTAIGSGLPPIVVIGRNVLRNALINPLTVLGLRIGYLLGGAVVIETIYSLPGMGQLMINGVRDGDPAVVQGVVLTIATGFVVVNLVVDVLYLLINPRIRSAA comes from the coding sequence GTGGCAGTCGTCGCCAGAATGCTGGTCCGTCGAACACTCATCCTGATCCCGCTGCTGTTGGGCGTCATCCTGTTCGTGTTCATCATCATGCGCTTCTCCAACAACAAACCGGAGTACGCCTACTTCCAGGGCGCCAACCCGACAGCGGAACAGATTCACCAGTTCCAGGTGGAGAACGGCCTGCTCGACCCGCTGCCGGTGCGTTACGTGCGCTTCGTCGGCGACCTGCTCCACGGCGACATGGGCACCAGCGTCCTGACCAAGGCGCCGGTGCTCGACTCAGTCGTGACCGCGCTGCCGCTCACGCTGCAACTGACCTTCCTCGGCCTGCTGGTCGCCGTGGCCCTGGCCCTGATCTTCGGCGTCACCGCGGCGATCTTCCGGGACCGCTGGCCCGACCAGCTCATCCGGCTGGTGTCACTGATCGGCGTCGCCGCACCGGCGTTCTGGCTGGCCCTGTTGATGATCCAGTGGCTGGCGGTCGACCGCGGCTGGTTCCCGACCAGCGGCTACATCAATCCCGGCGACTCGTTCAGCGGCTGGCTGCGATCCATGACGCTGCCGGCGCTCTCCCTGTCGCTGCCCGTCGCCGCCCAGCTCACCCGAATCATCCGGACGTCGATGGTCGAGGAACTGGACAAGGACTACGTCCGCACCGCGATCGGCAGCGGCCTGCCACCGATCGTCGTGATCGGACGCAACGTCCTGCGCAACGCGCTGATCAACCCGCTGACAGTGCTGGGCCTGCGCATCGGCTACCTGCTCGGTGGCGCAGTGGTCATCGAGACCATCTACTCCCTACCTGGCATGGGACAGCTCATGATCAACGGCGTACGCGACGGCGACCCCGCCGTAGTACAGGGCGTGGTGCTCACCATCGCCACCGGCTTCGTCGTGGTGAATCTCGTCGTGGACGTCCTCTACCTGCTGATCAACCCGAGAATCAGGAGCGCAGCGTGA